One segment of Pyricularia oryzae 70-15 chromosome 3, whole genome shotgun sequence DNA contains the following:
- a CDS encoding autophagy-like protein 9: MASNIFSRLVPQDRGRSFYEDLRQTDPDADLESRAGIDIDEENLNRSYHDYDLDEAERLAGDESHISHSRGDVAGANTVHRRGQKANTARWLGAGVEDDVDNDVPESLLVETPRAPQHLLLSPSRAGPSHPRPTAVPGPSTRQNQAQWEATRHQQRLHNDDTMPHGPFSGRAGQGRPEPPPVGLMAGDPYEQAMWRWVNVSNLDNFIKDVYAYYRAAGFWCIIVQRILELVNAAFVAVFLTFLSQCVDYHKLPHSKKMEDIIIPKCTQNMSLVWNVGLWLFAIYFICRCFGLIIQLRQLKHLRDFYTHLLKIPEADMQSVSWQDVVGRIMALRDSHPRTAGNLTRVQRAWIGSQSKERLDAHDIANRIMRRENFMIAMLNKDVLDLTIPLPFFRNKQHMSECVVLAISFSILDFVFDNQGQVNPEFLKASRRRQLSQKLKSRFFFAGLMIFVMSPFIALYLILVYFLTYFHEFRNDPGALGARTYNSLAKWKFREFNELDHLFNDRMNMSHPFAKRYIDMFPKRKTEQVARTVSFITGSIVAVLGLATIFDSEAFLTFEITPDRSVLFYVSILATLWAVARGNISDDNEVYDPEFAMKSIIEFTHYEPDHWRGRLHSTEVKNEFSELYKPRPQIFLEEILSILLTPLVLLVSLPNSTDQIVDFFREFTIHVDGLGYVCLFSVFNFQQGHANQKQAAAADAPDNREEYYSTKHGKMAASFYGFLDHYVINPKTGLPGNQLPGSRQQFQHPPSFPGLQSPTLAADMRHSRMMRERGRSSGVQIQGSQGRTPQFRTPMPQPSPMASILLDPHHQPAPGAFGSRSMHRSRQMAVPHRGGYMSDRDIIEEAVTEDGQDDARFGKLGDEDIDESGGALDESTWQTSPTKTLSRENSGANPQETEVGVLGLIHQFQQAHMHLRR; the protein is encoded by the exons atgGCTTCCAACATATTTTCTCGTCTTGTGCCACAAGATCGAGGCAGGTCTTTCTATGAAGACCTAAGGCAGACGGACCCTGATGCAGACCTCGAGTCTCGCGCCGGTATCGATATCGACGAGGAGAATTTGAACCGATCGTATCATGACTATGACCTGGACGAGGCAGAGCGCCTAGCAGGAGACGAGAGTCACATCTCTCATTCCCGCGGTGATGTTGCCGGCGCGAACACGGTCCATCGCCGGGGCCAGAAAGCCAACACCGCACGCTGGCTAGGTGCAGGCGTGGAGGACGACGTAGATAACGACGTACCAGAGTCACTGTTAGTGGAGACACCACGGGCTCCTCAGCACCTATTATTATCGCCGTCAAGAGCCGGACCTTCGCATCCCCGCCCAACCGCAGTCCCTGGACCATCCACGAGGCAGAACCAAGCGCAATGGGAAGCCACCCGGCACCAACAGCGACTTCACAATGACGACACTATGCCCCATGGCCCGTTCTCAGGtagagctggccaaggacgGCCTGAACCGCCACCAGTTGGTCTCATGGCTGGAGACCCCTACGAGCAGGCAATGTGGAGATGGGTCAACGTCTCCAATCTTGATAACTTTATCAAGGATGTGTACGCATACTATCGAGCAGCAGGCTTTTGGTGCATCATCGTCCAACGTATTCTTGAGCTGGT CAACGCCGCATTTGTCGCCGTTTTCCTAACCTTCCTCTCTCAGTGCGTTGACTACCACAAACTTCCGCACAGCAAAAAGATGGAGGATATAATCATACCTAAGTGCACCCAGAACATGAGTCTGGTGTGGAACGTTGGACTTTGGCTCTTTGCCATCTACTTTATATGCAGGTGCTTCGGGCTTATCATTCAGCTGCGACAGTTGAAGCACTTGCGGGATTTCTATACCCATCTCTTGAAGATACCCGAGGCGGACATGCAGTCTGTTTCGTGGCAAGATGTTGTTGGAAGGATCATGGCCCTGAGAGATTCGCACCCTAGGACGGCGGGTAATCTTACTAGGGTTCAACGCGCATGGATTGGGAGCCAGTCTAAAGAGAGACTGGACGCTCACGACATTGCGAACCGAATCATGCGAAGAGAAAACTTCATGATTGCGATGCTCAACAAGGACGTTCTTGACCTCACCATACCGCTTCCTTTTTTCCGAAATAAGCAGCACATGTCGGAATGTGTTGTTTTGGCCATTTCATTCAGCATTCTAGATTTTGTCTTTGACAATCAAGGCCAAGTCAACCCTGAGTTTCTCAAAGCTAGTCGCAGAAGACAGCTCAGCCAGAAGCTGAAGTCACGGTTCTTTTTCGCCGGCTTGATGATCTTCGTCATGTCGCCATTCATCGCGTTGTACTTGATCCTGGTTTATTTTCTTACGTACTTCCAC GAATTCCGAAACGACCCTGGAGCACTTGGTGCTAGGACATACAACTCTCTCGCCAAGTGGAAGTTTAGGGAGTTCAACGAACTCGACCATCTGTTTAACGATCGAATGAACATGTCACATCCATTCGCAAAGCGATATATTGATATGTTCCCTAAACGAAAGACGGAGCAAGTCGCGCGAACAGTATCGTTCATCACCGGCTccatcgtcgccgtattgggTCTGGCTACAATTTTTGACTCGGAAGCGTTTCTAACATTCGAGATAACACCGGACCGGTCAGTCTTGTTTTATGTATCAATCCTGGCCACATTGTGGGCCGTTGCTCGAGGCAATATTTCGGACGACAATGAGGTTTACGACCCTGAGTTTGCCATGAAGAGCATCATTGAGTTCACCCATTACGAGCCGGACCATTGGCGCGGCAGGCTCCATAGTACCGAAGTCAAGAACGAATTCTCAGAGCTTTATAAGCCGAGACCCCAGATATTCCTTGAGGAAATTCTCAGCATTTTACTTACACCTCTGGTACTGTTGGTCAGCCTGCCAAACTCAACTGATCAAATTGTCGACTTTTTCAGAGAGTTCACCATCCATGTCGATGGACTCGGCTACGTGTGTCTCTTTTCGGTCTTCAACTTCCAGCAAGGGCACGCGAATCAGAAACAGGCAGCTGCTGCAGATGCGCCTGACAATAGAGAGGAATACTACTCGACGAAACATGGGAAGATGGCGGCATCTTTTTATGGGTTCCTGGACCACTACGTCATCAATCCCAAGACCGGCCTGCCGGGCAACCAACTGCCTGGGTCAAGGCAACAGTTTCAGCATCCACCATCTTTCCCAGGGTTGCAGTCGCCAACCCTAGCTGCTGACATGAGGCATTCACGTATGATGAGGGAGCGTGGACGAAGCAGCGGGGTGCAAATTCAGGGCTCACAGGGCAGGACGCCGCAATTCAGGACCCCAATGCCACAGCCGTCACCCATGGCGTCTATTCTACTTGATCCGCATCACCAGCCAGCCCCGGGCGCATTTGGCAGCCGGAGCATGCATAGATCACGGCAGATGGCGGTGCCGCACCGTGGAGGATACATGAGCGATAGAGACATAATCGAGGAGGCTGTCACTGAAGATGGCCAAGACGATGCTAGGTTTGGAAAGCTCGGCGATGAAGACATAGATGAAAGTGGAGGTGCGCTGGACGAGTCGACGTGGCAGACTTCGCCCACCAAAACACTTTCCAGAGAGAACAGTGGAGCCAATCCTCAAGAGACCGAGGTTGGTGTCTTAGGTCTCATTCACCAGTTCCAACAGGCGCATATGCATTTGAGGCGTTGA
- a CDS encoding oligomeric Golgi complex subunit 6, producing MASAAFKETDMAGALSPVSSQTTNSSSLKGLSTLSSKVTSVLSTSYADSEFRDALSLLDSRGIQNTAEARRRLRLDLHREVIDSNGEIIDEFGRVADQLRRIGNTLEKLNNSYAEMKTQVTKAHECTSPVLQEASTLIAQKRQVEIKQRLLKSFSGHFLLPEDEVAILTLTSEPVDDRFFNVLAKARRIRKDCEILLGFENQTSGLQIMEQTSRNLDLAFQKLYRWIQREFKTLNLESPQLGSAIRRALRALAERPSLFQNCLDFFAEARENVLSDAFFTALTGTTSGGTVDHSVKPIEMAAHDPLRYVGDMLAWSHSATVSEREALEVLFVSDGDAIAKGIRSGRDTEVWRLVAEDGEEAPEFDPIKALNELVDRNVSGAARLLRQRVEQVIQTNEETILAYKLANLLGFYRVMFAKLLTEESILVECIRNLEAEALRQFRSLMRDYIANLQGEFQHVPPTLEPPDFLVPSLQQLDAIMKTYETSLTASGDREADFQPILAEALDPFIAGCRNIGKALAPPKDSVFLINCLMAIKRVLMPFDFAKGRVEELGEEIGRESSKLSESQYLFFREASGLAEVFDAVQSLTDKPEDVERVRTLAPLAPAALVHASQRLDDFLPSALLDALENIKYLQDSTMARKITEEAAEKFCLNFEHVEYILMYADESAGQTPQAERSSEDDYGGPQLLRTLFPRTTEEIRVLLS from the exons ATGGCTAGCGCCGCCTTTAAAGAGACAGATATGGCTGGGGCCCTATCACCGGTATCCTCACAAACGACAAACTCAAGCTCCCTCAAAGGCCTGAGCACGCTCTCTTCAAAGGTCACCTCGGTGCTCTCAACTTCATATGCTGACTCCGAGTTCCGAGACGCTTTATCCCTCTTGGATAGCCGTGGGATCCAAAATACCGCCGAGGCCCGACGACGCCTCCGTTTGGATCTACACAGGGAAGTTATTGATAGCAATGGCGAGATAATTGATGAATTTGGTAGAGTTGCCGAT CAACTTCGCCGCATAGGCAACACGCTGGAAAAGCTCAATAACAGTTATGCCGAGATGAAAACTCAAGTTACCAAAGCTCACGAGTGCACCTCTCCTGTGCTGCAAGAGGCGTCAACCTTGATAGCTCAAAAACGGCAAGTCGAGATAAAGCAGCGGCTTCTCAAATCCTTTTCTGGACACTTCTTGCTTCCCGAGGATGAGGTTGCCATTTTGACTCTCACGTCGGAGCCTGTGGACGACCGTTTCTTTAATGTACTCGCCAAGGCCCGACGGATTCGCAAGGATTGCGAGATCTTGCTTGGTTTTGAGAACCAGACTTCGGGTCTCCAGATAATGGAGCAAACCTCGAGGAACTTGGATCTTGCATTTCAGAAGCTGTACAGATGGATCCAACGAGAATTCAAGACCCTCAATCTGGAAAGTCCGCAGCTAGGGTCTGCTATTCGCCGGGCGCTACGGGCACTGGCAGAACGACCATCGCTATTCCAGAACTGCCTTGATTTCTTCGCCGAAGCACGCGAGAACGTTTTGTCGGATGCTTTTTTTACTGCTCTCACAGGCACAACTTCTGGCGGCACAGTCGATCACTCGGTCAAGCCGATCGAAATGGCTGCTCATGATCCGTTGCGATACGTCGGCGATATGCTTGCATGGTCTCATTCGGCCACTGTTAGCGAGAGAGAGGCACTTGAAGTTCTGTTTGTCTCTGACGGCGACGCTATCGCCAAGGGGATACGATCAGGTCGGGATACCGAGGTATGGCGCCTTGTCGCAGAAGATGGCGAAGAAGCACCAGAGTTTGACCCCATCAAGGCTCTGAATGAGCTGGTGGATCGGAATGTCTCGGGTGCTGCTCGCCTTTTGCGTCAAAGGGTCGAACAGGTCATACAGACCAACGAGGAGACAATACTTGCGTACAAGCTAGCCAATTTGCTAGGCTTCTACCGCGTAATGTTTGCCAAGCTCCTAACTGAGGAGTCGATTCTTGTCGAGTGCATCCGTAACCTGGAGGCTGAAGCCTTGCGACAGTTCAGGTCGTTGATGCGAGACTACATCGCCAACTTGCAAGGCGAATTCCAGCATGTTCCACCGACCCTCGAGCCGCCAGACTTCTTAGTGCCCTCGCTACAACAGCTTGACGCAATAATGAAGACATACGAGACATCATTGACTGCGTCAGGGGATCGTGAAGCAGACTTCCAGCCCATCCTGGCCGAGGCCCTCGATCCCTTTATTGCCGGTTGCAGGAACATAGGCAAAGCCTTGGCACCTCCCAAGGACTCGGTGTTTCTGATAAACTGTCTCATGGCTATCAAGAGAGTTTTGATGCCGTTTGACTTCGCCAAGGGCCGAGTTGAAGAGCTGGGGGAAGAGATTGGCCGGGAGAGCTCCAAGCTGTCCGAGAGCCAATacctctttttcagggaagCATCAGGATTGGCTGAGGTTTTCGATGCAGTACAGTCTCTAACAGACAAACCCGAGGACGTTGAAAGGGTCAGAACATTGGCACCGTTGGCTCCGGCGGCTCTAGTCCACGCTAGCCAGAGGCTCGATGATTTTCTACCGTCGGCACTACTGGATGCTCTTGAGAACATCAAGTATCTTCAAGACTCTACCATGGCTCGAAAAATCACCGAAGAGGCTGCTGAGAAATTCTGTCTGAATTTTGAACACGTGGAATACATACTTATGTATGCTGATGAATCGGCGGGACAAACACCACAAGCGGAGCGAAGCAGCGAGGATGACTACGGTGGGCCTCAGCTATTGCGGACACTCTTCCCGCGAACAACGGAGGAGATACGGGTACTTTTGTCATAA
- a CDS encoding vacuolar protein sorting-associated protein 4 — MDVDSPFRDLLRTTYDECFSEAQSAVTLEEQDAIAPADQRWRAVVGRIKYLRSLLPQEHAFKHETDKNAMKGLRELELTAQEHLDLHEGLRLSLQSLNINQPVASPNRSTCTEQDDGLAYGEAYQSYPRPPLPPRGTSSPGHSTAAVIDSRSSSDAELIPSHTDMSTLSSTSASKLPPPPAPERKSERPGSPGKHKFRTTLRTGKPGFRPRNAGPTAPGADMAAAAAWTSKDSRTYRDRSPSSEGSPRVAAAGARTQAYLASLSSPSDQYTMRFDRHTRRLVPKEKSRAEERSHSSEAADSAAAAMRSMSESTRVSGSGNGVNDSNTAATAPALARQAARRSGEVAASSRTRRSADGPRPSLATAPAGRDGRSYSGSSRRERRVKEEPITLASNGATAKTHDERMPASTEGEDAEDICEDPSSMTWEAKRAWVLRNIPPGVEGPTAAQILDEIDPTKDVVHWKEIAGLDEAKNALKEAVVYPFLRPDLFKGLREPPRGILLFGPPGTGKTMLARAVATESESTYIAVTASTLNSKYLGESEKHVRALFTVAKMLAPSIIFIDEVDSVLSKRSSSGEHEASRRLKTEFLIQWSSLEKANTTVKQLNGRGSGDNRVLVLAATNRPWDLDDAATRRFARRQYIPLPESETRSVQLQKLLESELKHCLTESDVEELVRLTEGYSGSDITHLARQASYGPLRSHGEAVLQMTSEEIRPIDMSDFVACLRTVRPSVNQSSLKQFEEWARQFGETIG; from the exons ATGGATGTAGACAGCCCCTTCAGAGACCTCCTGAGGACCACGTATGACGAGTGCTTTAGTGAGGCGCAGTCAGCTGTGACGCTGGAAGAGCAGGATGCTATAGCTCCAGCAGACcagcgctggcgggccgtgGTCGGTCGCATCAAATACCTGCGGAGTCTCCTTCCGCAGGAGCACGCATTCAAGCACGAAACGGACAAGAATGCCATGAAGGGCCTCCGGGAACTCGAGCTGACTGCACAGGAGCATCTCGATCTCCACGAAGGCCTGCGCCTTTCTCTGCAGAGCCTCAACATCAACCAGCCAGTAGCGAGCCCCAACCGCAGCACATGTACTGAGCAAGACGATGGCCTTGCTTACGGCGAGGCTTACCAGTCTTACCCGCGGCCACCACTGCCTCCACGGGGAACATCTTCCCCGGGCCATTCGACTGCTGCAGTTATCGACAGCAGGTCAAGCTCCGATGCGGAGCTCATACCGTCGCATACCGACATGTCAACTCTCTCTTCCACGTCGGCCAGCAAGCTTCCTCCGCCGCCAGCTCCTGAGAGGAAATCAGAGCGTCCAGGAAGTCCGGGAAAACACAAGTTTAGGACCACATTACGAACAGGGAAGCCCGGGTTCAGGCCGCGGAATGCTGGTCCTACTGCGCCTGGGGCAGATatggctgccgctgctgcgtgGACCTCAAAAGACTCGCGCACCTACCGCGATAGATCGCCTAGCAGCGAAGGCTCACCCAGGGTGGCGGCCGCGGGAGCACGCACACAAGCCTATCTAGCATCTTTATCCTCCCCGTCAGACCAGTACACAATGCGCTTTGACCGACATACGCGGAGACTTGTACCAAAGGAGAAGTCGAGGGCCGAGGAAAGGTCACACTCTTCGGAAGCTGCCGATTCTGCTGCAGCGGCAATGAGGAGCATGTCGGAGTCGACGAGGGTATCCGGTAGTGGAAACGGGGTCAACGATTCGAATACGGCAGCTACGGCTCCAGCTCTCGCGAGACAGGCCGCAAGGAGGAGTGGTGAAGTTGCCGCAAGCTCAAGGACTCGAAGGTCCGCTGATGGTCCGAGACCATCATTGGCCACTGCGCCTGCCGGCAGAGATGGTAGATCATATTCGGGGAGCTCTCGGCGCGAACGACGTGTGAAGGAAGAACCAATAACGCTTGCCAGCAACGGTGCAACTGCCAAGACCCACGATGAGAGGATGCCGGCATCTACAGAAGGAGAAGACGCAGAAGATATATGCGAAGATCCTAGTTCTATGACTTGGGAAGCCAAACGAGCATGGGTTCTCCGAAACATACCTCCAGGGGTCGAAGGGCCCACGGCTGCGCAGATTCTGGACGAGATCGATCCAACCAAAGACGTAGTGCATTGGAAAGAAATCGCGGGACTCGATGAAGCCAAGAATGCGCTCAAGGAAGCCGTAGTCTATCCGTTTCTGCGACCAGACCTGTTCAAAGGTCTTCGCGAACCCCCTCGAGGTATTTTACTCTTTGGGCCTCCGGGAACCGGCAAGACAATGCTCGCGCGTGCCGTGGCCACCGAATCCGAAAGCACATATATTGCCGTTACGGCCAGTACATTAAACAGCAAATACCTCGGTGAATCCGAGAAGCACGTTCGAGCCCTCTTTACTGTAGCCAAGATGTTGGCCCCAAGCATCATATTCATCGATGAGGTCGATTCAGTATTGTCAAAGCGCTCTAGCTCCGGAGAGCACGAAGCCAGCCGGAGGCTTAAGACTGAGTTTTTGATTCAGTGGAGCAGCCTGGAAAAGGCAAACACGACGGTGAAACAGCTCAACGGCAGAGGAAGTGGTGACAACAGGGTTCTGGTTTTGGCGGCGACCAATCGGCCCTGGGACCTAGACGATGCCGCAACACGACGGTTCGCCCGACGCCAGTATATCCCGCTGCCTGAGTCTGAGACCAGAAGCGTACAGCTGCAGAAGCTACTTGAGTCCGAGCTGAAGCACTGCTTGACAGAATCCGACGTTGAGGAGCTCGTGCGGCTGACAGAAG GCTATTCTGGCTCCGATATTACGCATCTGGCCCGTCAAGCTTCCTATGGGCCTTTGAGATCGCACGGTGAGGCGGTTCTGCAAATGACATCGGAAGAGATCAGGCCGATAGACATGTCGGACTTTGTGGCTTGCTTACGTACTGTTCGACCGAGCGTGAACCAGAGCAGCCTGAAGCAGTTTGAGGAGTGGGCGAGACAGTTTGGGGAGACCATTGGATAG
- a CDS encoding mitochondrial 37S ribosomal protein S17, with product MSEQFVLAARRGFRQIPGVVVSAGLMDRTVKVRVGGRIYNNVIKKHFNRPKTHLVHDPNNSCLTGDVVEISPGWPTSRHKRHVIVSILAAATTPAESRPPVPTLEERIAEAQAKRAAKVERRAAIEAETKAKYAAAAEEKRLRKLKKEGKLPLAEEQQVVKEATETQSS from the exons atgtcGGAGCAATTTGTCCTGGCTGCCAGGCGTGGCTTCCGCCAGATTCCTGGAGTCGTCGTCTCTGCTGGTCTAATGGACCGGACTGTCAAGGTCCGCGTCGGAGGAAGGATATACAACAATGTGATCAAGAAG CACTTCAACAGACCAAAGACGCATTTGGTGCACGACCCCAACAACTCGTGCCTGACGGGCGACGTCGTCGAGATATCACCCGGCTGGCCGACGTCGCGACACAAGCGCCACGTCATCGTCTccatcctcgccgccgctACAACGCCGGCCGAGTCCCGCCCGCCCGTCCCGACCCTCGAGGAGAGGATAGCCGAGGCGCAGGCCAAGCGCGCCGCCAAGGTCGAGAGGAGGGCCGCCATCGAGGCCGAGACCAAGGCCAagtacgccgccgccgctgaggagaagaggttacGGAAGCTCAAGAAGGAGGGCAAGCTGCCGCTCGCCGAGGAGCAGCAGGTCGTAAAGGAGGCTACCGAGACTCAGTCGTCATAG
- a CDS encoding double-strand break repair protein mus-23, which yields MAPSTNNGPDSIRILVATDNHVGYNERDPVRRDDSWRTFDEVMQIAREKDVDMVLLGGDLFHDNKPSRKSMYQVIRSLRQNCLGMKPCELEFLCDAAEVFEGAFGHVNYEDPDINISIPVFSIHGNHDDPSGDGHFCSLDLLQAAGLVNYFGRVPEADNIEVKPVLLQKGRTKLALFGISNVRDERMHRTFRDNHVKFFRPNQAKEDWFNLLTVHQNHHAHTATSYLPENFLPEWMDLVVWGHEHECLIDPIENPETRFHVMQPGSSVATSLVPGEAKTKHVAVLTVTGKQFQVEKVPLKTVRPFVTKEIVLSQEPKLKKLAKDKDNRAKVTEQLISIVQDMIKEAQGQWLKLQALEGNSTPGPAEMPLPLIRLKVEHSAPDGGEFKLENPQRFSNRFAGKVANTNDVIYFYRKKSGVGASSKDKKPLAIPNVMAEDGNIDILKVEELVSDYLAAQSVKILPQKQMGDAVNQFVSKDDKRAMEDVVIDSLTTQVKGMMALETDENDVEKEMAALFKKQASKFEAGHGSKKRRINVPQPDDYDSDIEGPWATNPRSVIELDEDEDDEQDTGPAPKSSRGRGKGASARRESDGDTFMDDFEDEAEPPRRTAPSRAAPKAAVPAKKASARSSRKKGPFEDSDDDDEDAMAVDEEDDFEEAPPPKPKAKPTAPKRAVATRSTAARGKQTTLNFSQSQRTTQKGKGSTQKPLEISDDEISDDDGFEPMLATMSRKR from the exons ATGGCGCCTTCAACCAACAACG GTCCCGATTCTATCCGCATACTCGTTGCCACTGATAACCATGTTGGCTACAACGAGCGTGATCCCGTCCGCCGGGATGATAGTTGGAGGACTTTCGATGAAGTGATGCAGATCGCCAGAGAGAAGGAT GTCGACATGGTTCTTCTCGGTGGTGATCTCTTTCACGATAACAAGCCCTCCCGAAAGTCCATGTACCAGGTTATTCGCAGTCTTCGGCAAAATTGCTTGGGGATGAAGCCGTGCGAACTCGAATTCCTGTGTGATGCTGCAGAGGTTTTCGAGGGTGCGTTTGGTCATGTAAACTATGAGGATCCAgatataaatatctcgattcCTGTCTTCTCTATCCATGGAAACCACGACGATCCCAGCGGGGACGGCCATTTCTGCTCACTCGACCTCCTACAGGCTGCAGGGCTGGTCAACTACTTTGGTCGTGTGCCCGAGGCAGACAATATTGAGGTCAAGCCAGTTTTGTTGCAAAAAGGCCGCACCAAGTTGGCGCTTTTTGGCATCAGCAATGTACGAGACGAGCGCATGCACCGGACGTTTCGTGATAATCATGTCAAGTTCTTTCGGCCAAACCAGGCCAAGGAGGATTGGTTCAATCTTCTCACAGTCCACCAGAACCACCACGCTCACACAGCCACAAGCTATCTTCCCGAGAACTTTCTGCCAGAATGGATGGACCTTGTCGTTTGGGGCCATGAACACGAGTGTCTGATCGATCCGATCGAGAACCCAGAGACTCGGTTTCACGTCATGCAGCCGGGATCATCAGTAGCAACTTCGCTGGTCCCAGGAGAAGCAAAGACAAAGCACGTTGCAGTTCTCACTGTCACTGGAAAACAATTTCAGGTCGAAAAGGTCCCGCTGAAAACGGTACGACCATTTGTTACCAAGGAAATTGTGCTATCCCAGGAGCCCAAGCTTAAGAAGCTTGCCAAGGACAAAGATAATCGAGCCAAGGTTACCGAACAACTCATATCAATCGTTCAAGATATGATCAAGGAAGCTCAGGGTCAGTGGTTAAAATTGCAAGCGCTAGAGGGCAACTCGACCCCAGGTCCAGCAGAAATGCCTCTGCCACTTATCCGCCTCAAGGTCGAGCATAGCGCGCCAGACGGCGGCGAATTCAAGCTTGAAAATCCCCAAAGATTTTCCAATCGCTTTGCCGGCAAAGTGGCGAATACAAACGATGTCATCTACTTTTATCGTAAGAAGTCGGGCGTCGGAGCAAGCTCCA AAGACAAAAAGCCCCTAGCGATCCCTAATGTTATGGCAGAGGATGGCAATATAGACATCTTGAAGGTGGAGGAATTGGTATCCGACTATCTCGCCGCGCAGTCAGTCAAGATTTTACCACAGAAGCAGATGGGTGATGCTGTCAACCAGTTTGTCAGCAAGGACGACAAGCGAGCGATGGAGGACGTTGTCATTGACTCCTTGACTACCCAGGTCAAGGGTATGATGGCACTTGAGACAGACGAAAACGATGTCGAGAAGGAAATGGCTGCACTTTTCAAGAAGCAAGCGTCAAAGTTTGAAGCGGGTCATGGGTCAAAGAAAAGACGCATCAACGTACCGCAACCGGATGACTATGACTCGGATATCGAAGGCCCATGGGCTACTAATCCTCGCTCAGTCATAGAACTTGACGAAGATGAGGATGACGAACAAGATACAGGGCCGGCACCCAAGTCTAGTCGTGGACGTGGCAAGGGAGCCTCGGCTCGACGAGAGAGTGATGGGGACACGTTCATGGACGATTTTGAAGACGAGGCTGAGCCACCGAGGAGAACAGCTCCGTCACGGGCAGCCCCCAAGGCAGCTGTGCCAGCCAAGAAAGCGTCGGCAAGGAGCAGCCGCAAGAAGGGCCCCTTTGAGGATagcgatgatgacgacgaagaTGCAATGGCCGttgatgaagaagacgacTTTGAAGAGGCCCCTCCACCCAAACCCAAAGCAAAGCCAACTGCCCCAAAACGGGCAGTCGCAACACGTAGCACGGCGGCACGTGGAAAGCAGACGACTCTCAACTTTTCACAGTCTCAGCGTACAACCCAAAAGGGTAAGGGGTCAACGCAGAAGCCACTGGAGATCAGCGACGACGAGATTTCAGATGATGACGGATTCGAGCCAATGCTGGCAACTATGAGCAGGAAACGTTGA
- a CDS encoding anaphase-promoting complex subunit 10, with amino-acid sequence MATPTARGTGRPGAHDGQQNQIPDGPLTLDETRRVAELHRRDLASRRIQAEQADDFDTTDEYDDDPAEAEDDLSDEDEPNWNSGELPGENHEMVGGDIDVDIHDEEPNPDEYDFDEMEDTTPVFDPAAIGLKEINNLAHFSVSSHKPGNGVAELLSDDLDKYWQSDGQQPHLLTMHFLRRVEIRAIRFYVDYLQDESYTPTHILWYAGTGHHDLMQFGEQGLVDPRGWQEIKIEGCGGGHDGNSLCCFIVQMHVKENHQNGKDTHIRGIKIYALDDNTPRASGSGGVDSVTAERSPRRTASGLVPSQQGLSGELLEDAAADESNPRPPQTKKSRPAQSSSIVDLEGMTVPDFLREPELR; translated from the exons ATGGCTACCCCGACAGCAAGAGGTACTGGTCGGCCTGGTGCGCACGATGGGCAGCAAAATCAAATCCCGGATGGGCCATTAACCTTGGACGAGACCCGTCGGGTTGCAGAGCTGCATAGAAGAGACCTAGCCAGTCGAAGAATTCAAG CGGAACAGGCAGATGACTTTGACACCACGGACGAGTATGATGACGATCCAGCGGAGGCGGAAGATGACCTGTCagacgaggacgagcctaACTGGAACAGCGGGGAGCTCCCAGGCGAAAACCATGAAATGGTCGGCGGAGACATCGACGTTGACATACACGACGAAGAGCCCAATCCTGACGAATATGACTTCGACGAAATGGAGGATACTACGCCCGTCTTTGACCCTGCCGCCATTGGCCTCAAGGAGATCAACAACCTCGCCCACTTTAGTGTGAGTAGTCATAAGCCAGGGAATGGTGTTGCAGAGCTCCTGAGCGATGATCTCGACAAGTACTGGCA ATCAGACGGACAACAACCCCATCTCTTGACCATGCACTTCCTCCGACGCGTGGAGATTCGCGCCATTCGATTCTACGTCGattacctgcaagatgagtCCTACACGCCGACCCACATCTTGTGGTATGCCGGCACAGGCCACCATGACCTGATGCAATTTGGAGAGCAGGGACTGGTCGATCCTCGCGGCTGGCAGGAGATCAAAATTGAGggttgcggcggcggccatgaTGGCAACTCGTTGTGTTGCTTCATTGTGCAGATGCATGTCAAGGAAAACCACCAAAACGGCAAGGACACCCACATTCGAGGCATTAAAATATACGCTCTGGACGACAATACGCCACGAGCAAGTGGAAGCGGAGGGGTTGATTCTGTGACCGCTGAAAGGTCGCCGCGTCGAACTGCATCGGGGTTGGTACCATCACAGCAAGGTCTTTCAGGCGAACTTCTAGAGGATGCTGCCGCCGATGAGAGCAACCCACGACCGCCACAAACCAAAAAATCCAGACCAGCACAGTCTTCCTCCATTGTTGACTTGGAAGGCATGACGGTACCAGATTTCCTGCGCGAACCTGAGCTTCGCTGA